One Setaria viridis chromosome 7, Setaria_viridis_v4.0, whole genome shotgun sequence genomic region harbors:
- the LOC117863864 gene encoding uncharacterized protein isoform X2: MDEVTQAVENLKKEWNQAVSQLEESIAAIRSCGKTGKGTEEANSLPRLNGSAQDALQLLKSLQFRLDLLAQQLPTFEEVQSGQATLESWDEQYKKLRASLRNANLQAKENIRKAAQEERELLLGGGEESTIRRRNLQTKTGMTSAAESITESLRRSRQMMVQEVERSASTLATFDESTSVLRKAEGEYQGHRSLLSRTRGLLSTMQRQDVLDRVILTAGFIIFSLAVLYVVSRRIGLLTLQRKLADAIRSGSLSAEDIVAKAQQHGPAAADAAGPAPPIYDEL, from the exons ATGGACGAAGTCACGCAAGCTGTTGAGAATCTGAAGAAAGAATGGAACCAAGCGGTTTCACAGCTTGAGGAGAGCATTGCTGCAATCAGATCATGTGGAAAAACAGGGAAAGGGACAGAGGAAGCAAATTCTCTTCCAAGGTTGAATGGTTCTGCACAGGATGCTCTGCAATTGCTCAAGTCACTGCAGTTTCGTCTTGATCTTCTAGCACAGCAGCTTCCCACTTTTGAAGAAGTGCAGTCTGGCCAAGCAACCTTAGAGTCATGGGATGAACAATACAAGAA GCTGCGTGCTAGCCTGAGGAATGCTAACTTACAAGCGAAAGAGAACATTAGAAAAGCTGCTCAAGAGGAG AGGGAGCTTCTTCTCGGGGGTGGAGAAGAGTCTACCATCCGCAGGCGTAATCTCCA GACAAAGACTGGGATGACATCTGCTGCTGAAAGTATCACTGAGAGCCTCCGACGGTCTCGCCAGATGATGGTTCAG GAAGTGGAAAGAAGTGCAAGTACCTTGGCAACATTTG ATGAATCAACAAGTGTTCTTCGGAAGGCTGAAGGTGAATATCAAGGACACCGCTCTTTGCTGTCGCGGACCCGTGGTTTGCTCTCCACGATGCAACGGCAAGATGTTCTTGATAG GGTCATCCTAACAGCCGGCTTTATCATTTTCTCCTTGGCGGTTCTCTACGTTGTCTCAAGACGCATTGGTCTGCTGACTCTGCAAAGGAAACTGGCTGATGCCATCAGATCAGGTTCGCTGTCAGCCGAGGACATCGTAGCGAAAGCCCAGCAGCATGGACCTGCCGCAGCTGATGCTGCAGGCCCCGCTCCTCCCATTTACGATGAACTGTGA